Proteins encoded within one genomic window of Hyphomicrobiales bacterium:
- the lptE gene encoding LPS assembly lipoprotein LptE: MWFPDAVFARYAALAACLLLAGCFRPMYGSIEDGSSPVIEELSRVNVAPIAGRVGQMVRNELIYAFSAGEATDAPYKLVVTLKEGTEETMLQRTGEAVTKIYELRANFTLIDVQSGKVLHGGSSASRASYDRTTQLFANQRAARDAEDRAARVVAENVKTRIAAYFASRG, encoded by the coding sequence ATGTGGTTTCCTGACGCGGTTTTCGCTCGCTATGCGGCGCTGGCCGCATGCCTGTTGCTGGCCGGTTGCTTCCGGCCCATGTATGGGAGCATCGAGGACGGTTCCTCGCCGGTGATCGAGGAGCTGTCGCGCGTCAATGTGGCGCCGATCGCGGGCCGCGTCGGACAGATGGTGCGCAACGAGCTCATCTACGCCTTCTCGGCCGGCGAGGCGACCGACGCGCCTTACAAGCTCGTCGTGACGCTGAAGGAAGGCACGGAAGAAACCATGCTGCAGAGAACCGGCGAGGCGGTGACCAAGATTTACGAATTGCGCGCCAACTTCACCCTGATCGACGTGCAAAGCGGAAAGGTGCTGCATGGCGGCTCGTCCGCATCGCGCGCGTCCTACGACCGCACCACGCAGCTGTTCGCCAATCAGCGCGCCGCCCGCGACGCGGAAGACCGCGCCGCCAGGGTCGTCGCCGAGAATGTGAAGACCCGCATCGCCGCCTATTTCGCGTCGCGCGGCTAG
- a CDS encoding ParB/RepB/Spo0J family partition protein, producing MSAQAKDSRGDSAHPSRLGRGLAALIGDIGEEAAGPGRAAQRVPTAFLKPNPRNPRKRFGDEQIADLTDSIRQKGIIQPIIVRSVAGAADEFEIVAGERRWRAAQKAGLHEVPVLVYDLGDKEALEIAIVENVQRTDLNPIEEAHGYEQLVGEFQYTQDELARIIGKSRSHVANTLRLLKLPEKVQAYLRSGKLSAGHARALVTHPDPVGLAERIVALDLSVRETETAVRKPGAAARRNRSGKDADTLALEKALSDALGLTVAIDHKIGIGGEVRIRYRTLEQLDVICHRLKGGG from the coding sequence ATGTCGGCACAGGCGAAGGACAGCCGCGGCGATTCCGCACACCCCTCCCGTCTCGGGCGCGGGCTGGCGGCGCTGATCGGCGACATCGGCGAGGAGGCGGCGGGCCCGGGGCGGGCGGCGCAGCGGGTGCCGACCGCCTTCCTCAAGCCCAATCCGCGCAACCCGCGCAAGCGCTTCGGCGACGAGCAGATCGCCGATCTCACCGATTCGATCCGCCAAAAGGGCATCATCCAGCCGATCATCGTGCGCTCCGTCGCCGGCGCGGCCGACGAGTTCGAGATCGTCGCCGGAGAGCGGCGCTGGCGGGCGGCGCAAAAGGCCGGCCTGCACGAGGTCCCGGTGCTGGTCTACGACCTCGGCGACAAGGAGGCGCTGGAGATCGCCATCGTCGAGAACGTGCAGCGCACCGACCTCAACCCGATCGAGGAGGCGCACGGCTACGAGCAATTGGTCGGCGAGTTCCAATACACCCAGGACGAACTCGCCAGGATCATCGGCAAGAGCCGCAGCCATGTCGCCAACACGCTCAGGCTCCTCAAGCTGCCGGAGAAGGTGCAGGCCTATCTGCGCTCGGGCAAGCTCAGCGCCGGCCATGCCCGGGCGCTGGTCACTCACCCGGACCCGGTGGGCCTGGCCGAGCGCATCGTCGCCCTCGACCTGTCGGTGCGCGAGACCGAGACGGCGGTGCGCAAGCCGGGCGCCGCGGCGCGGCGGAACCGGTCGGGAAAGGACGCCGACACGCTGGCGCTCGAAAAGGCGCTCAGCGACGCCCTCGGCCTGACGGTCGCCATCGACCACAAGATCGGCATCGGCGGCGAGGTGCGCATCCGCTACCGCACCCTGGAGCAGCTCGACGTCATCTGCCACCGGCTCAAGGGCGGCGGTTAG
- the holA gene encoding DNA polymerase III subunit delta, which yields MTIVQPARADRFVREPPAETRAILLYGPDAGLVGERAKTAASAFTEGSDDPFAIARIEAADIQADPARIADEATSMALFGGQRAIRVRPESQDIAATLSGLVERIAADSLIIVEAGNLAPTSRLRKLFETTASFAAVPCYADTERDLETLIDDELGARKMRIDADARAFLIAHLGGDRRASRMELEKLCLYAGPGGRVALEDVAAIVGDVSALELDQALDAAGLGEAASLDRAVQRLLAAGGQPAQLVSAAIRHFLTLHALRAEKDAGTSARAVVDKAKPPIFFKRREAVTRQLERWSRGDIEAALDRLREAERWSRLGDALAAPAVAQTLIDICVSARR from the coding sequence ATGACCATCGTCCAGCCCGCCCGCGCCGACCGCTTCGTCCGCGAACCGCCGGCGGAGACCCGCGCCATCCTCCTCTACGGTCCCGACGCCGGCCTTGTCGGCGAGCGGGCCAAGACGGCGGCTTCCGCCTTTACCGAAGGGTCCGACGACCCGTTCGCGATTGCCCGCATCGAGGCGGCCGACATCCAAGCGGATCCGGCGCGCATCGCCGACGAGGCGACCTCGATGGCGTTGTTCGGGGGTCAGCGGGCGATCCGGGTGCGGCCGGAATCCCAGGACATCGCCGCCACCCTTTCCGGGCTCGTCGAGCGCATTGCCGCCGACAGTCTCATCATCGTCGAGGCCGGCAACCTCGCGCCCACCTCCCGGTTGCGCAAGCTCTTCGAGACGACCGCGTCCTTCGCCGCGGTGCCCTGCTACGCCGACACGGAGCGCGATCTGGAGACGCTGATCGACGATGAGCTTGGCGCCCGGAAGATGCGCATCGATGCCGATGCCCGCGCCTTCCTCATCGCCCATCTCGGCGGCGACCGGCGCGCCTCGCGCATGGAGCTGGAAAAGCTCTGCCTCTACGCCGGGCCGGGCGGCCGGGTGGCGCTCGAGGATGTCGCCGCCATCGTCGGCGACGTCTCGGCGCTGGAGCTCGACCAGGCGCTCGACGCGGCGGGCCTCGGCGAGGCGGCAAGCCTCGACAGGGCCGTGCAGCGCCTGCTCGCCGCCGGCGGCCAGCCCGCCCAGCTCGTCTCGGCCGCCATCCGCCATTTCCTGACGCTGCACGCCCTGCGCGCCGAAAAGGACGCGGGCACCTCCGCCCGCGCCGTCGTCGACAAGGCCAAGCCGCCGATCTTCTTCAAGCGGCGCGAGGCGGTGACGCGCCAGCTCGAGCGCTGGTCGCGGGGCGACATCGAGGCCGCGCTCGACCGCCTGCGCGAGGCCGAACGCTGGTCGCGCCTGGGCGACGCGCTGGCCGCGCCCGCGGTCGCCCAGACGCTCATCGACATCTGCGTGAGCGCGCGGCGGTAG
- the leuS gene encoding leucine--tRNA ligase — MASERYNAGEAEARWQKLWAERDIFRTRNDDPRPKYYVLEMFPYPSGRIHMGHVRNYAMGDVVARTMRAKGYNVLHPMGWDAFGMPAENAAMAQKVHPAKWTYSNIEAMRGQLKSMGLSLDWSREFATCDPAYYRQQQKLFLDFLKAGLAYRKRSKVNWDPVDRTVLANEQVIDGRGWRSGAVVEQRELTQWFFKISAYSDDLLQALDGLDRWPEKVRLMQRNWIGKSEGLLVRFETVAETAPAGHDELEIYTTRPDTLYGASFMALSPDHPLSAAAAEADPKLAAFIAECRKIGTSVAALESTAKKGYDTGIRVRHPFIADKLLPVYVANFILMDYGTGAIFGCPAHDQRDLDFVRAYGLEVIPVVLPDGADPASFTIGDEAYVEDGTLFNSGFLNGLSVPAAIEAAAKRLERRTLRGRPQGRRQTNYRLRDWGISRQRYWGCPIPIVHCADCGAVPVKEAELPVTLPEDVTFDKPGNPLDRHPTWKNAPCPACGKAARRETDTMDTFVDSSWYFVRFTAPMAETPTDRAAADAWLPVDQYIGGIEHAILHLLYSRFFTRAMRATGHVGMDEPFAGLFTQGMVVHETYRRKDGTWASPAEVRVREEGGLRTAALIDTGEAVEIGGIEKMSKSRRNTVDPSDIIEAYGADTARWFMLSDSPPERDVNWTEEGVNGAWRFMQRLWRLIGDCETAIAPAGTPLPQSLSDRALALRRAAHKALNAVDTDLARLRFNRAVAAVYELANSLTAALADARGKGAAAPDMAAVLREAVEILVQMTAPMMPHLAEECWRRLGHETLIAEQPWPAADQAMLVQDTITIAVQVNGKRRDELTIPRDAAKEEIEKAALALANVARALGGKPVRKVIVVPQRIVNVVS; from the coding sequence ATGGCGTCTGAACGCTACAATGCCGGCGAAGCGGAAGCCCGCTGGCAGAAGCTGTGGGCGGAGCGCGACATCTTCCGCACCCGCAACGACGACCCGCGGCCGAAATATTACGTGCTGGAGATGTTCCCCTATCCGTCGGGCCGCATCCACATGGGCCATGTGCGCAACTACGCCATGGGCGATGTCGTCGCCCGCACCATGCGCGCCAAGGGCTACAACGTGCTGCACCCGATGGGCTGGGACGCCTTCGGCATGCCGGCCGAGAACGCCGCCATGGCGCAAAAGGTGCACCCGGCGAAATGGACCTATTCCAACATCGAGGCGATGCGCGGCCAGCTCAAGTCCATGGGCCTGTCGCTCGACTGGAGCCGCGAGTTCGCCACCTGCGATCCCGCCTATTACAGGCAGCAGCAGAAGCTGTTCCTCGACTTCCTCAAGGCCGGCCTCGCATATCGCAAGCGCTCGAAGGTGAATTGGGACCCGGTCGACCGGACGGTGCTCGCCAACGAGCAGGTGATCGACGGCCGCGGCTGGCGCTCCGGCGCCGTCGTCGAGCAGCGCGAGCTGACCCAGTGGTTCTTCAAGATCTCGGCCTATTCAGACGACCTGTTGCAGGCGCTCGACGGGCTCGACCGCTGGCCGGAGAAGGTGCGCCTCATGCAGCGCAACTGGATCGGCAAGTCGGAAGGCCTGCTGGTCCGCTTCGAGACGGTGGCGGAGACGGCGCCCGCCGGCCACGACGAGCTCGAAATCTATACGACGCGGCCCGACACGCTCTACGGCGCGAGCTTCATGGCGCTGTCGCCGGACCATCCGCTGTCCGCCGCGGCGGCCGAGGCCGACCCCAAGCTTGCCGCCTTCATCGCCGAATGCCGCAAGATCGGCACCAGCGTCGCGGCCCTCGAGAGCACCGCGAAGAAGGGCTACGACACCGGCATCCGGGTCAGGCATCCCTTCATCGCGGACAAACTTCTGCCCGTCTATGTCGCTAACTTCATCCTCATGGATTACGGCACCGGCGCGATATTCGGCTGCCCGGCTCACGATCAGCGTGACCTCGATTTCGTTCGCGCCTACGGGCTGGAGGTCATTCCCGTGGTGCTGCCGGACGGCGCGGATCCCGCAAGCTTCACCATCGGCGATGAGGCCTATGTCGAGGACGGAACGCTGTTCAACTCCGGCTTCCTGAACGGGCTGAGCGTGCCCGCGGCGATCGAAGCGGCGGCAAAGCGGCTCGAACGCCGGACCCTGCGCGGCCGTCCGCAGGGCAGGCGCCAGACCAATTACCGGCTGCGCGACTGGGGCATCTCGCGCCAGCGCTATTGGGGCTGCCCGATCCCGATCGTCCATTGCGCCGACTGCGGCGCGGTGCCGGTCAAGGAGGCCGAGCTGCCGGTGACGCTGCCCGAGGATGTGACCTTCGACAAGCCCGGCAATCCCCTCGACCGCCACCCGACCTGGAAGAACGCCCCTTGCCCGGCCTGCGGCAAAGCCGCACGGCGCGAGACCGACACCATGGACACCTTCGTCGATTCGTCCTGGTATTTCGTCCGCTTCACCGCGCCCATGGCCGAAACGCCCACCGACCGCGCGGCGGCCGACGCCTGGCTGCCGGTCGACCAGTATATCGGCGGCATCGAGCACGCCATCCTGCACCTGCTCTATTCGCGCTTCTTCACCCGCGCCATGCGGGCCACCGGCCATGTCGGGATGGACGAGCCCTTCGCCGGCCTGTTCACGCAGGGCATGGTGGTGCACGAGACCTACCGCAGAAAGGACGGTACCTGGGCGAGCCCGGCCGAGGTGCGGGTGCGCGAGGAGGGCGGCCTGCGCACGGCGGCGCTGATCGACACCGGCGAAGCGGTCGAAATCGGCGGAATCGAGAAGATGTCGAAGTCGCGGCGCAACACCGTCGACCCGTCCGACATCATCGAGGCCTACGGGGCGGATACGGCGCGCTGGTTCATGCTGTCGGATTCGCCGCCCGAGCGCGACGTCAACTGGACCGAGGAAGGCGTCAACGGCGCCTGGCGCTTCATGCAGCGGCTGTGGCGGCTCATCGGCGATTGCGAGACGGCGATCGCGCCCGCCGGGACCCCGCTTCCCCAATCGCTCTCGGATCGGGCGCTCGCCCTGCGCCGGGCCGCCCACAAGGCGCTCAACGCCGTCGACACCGACCTTGCGCGGCTGCGCTTCAACCGGGCGGTCGCCGCCGTCTATGAGCTCGCCAACAGCCTCACCGCGGCACTTGCCGACGCGCGCGGCAAAGGCGCCGCGGCGCCGGACATGGCCGCCGTGTTGCGCGAGGCGGTCGAGATCCTGGTCCAGATGACGGCGCCGATGATGCCGCATCTGGCCGAGGAATGCTGGCGTAGGCTCGGCCACGAGACGCTCATCGCCGAGCAGCCCTGGCCGGCGGCCGACCAGGCGATGCTGGTCCAGGACACCATCACCATCGCCGTCCAGGTCAACGGCAAGCGCCGCGACGAATTGACAATCCCGCGCGATGCGGCGAAAGAAGAGATCGAGAAAGCGGCCCTGGCGCTTGCCAATGTCGCGCGCGCGCTGGGCGGCAAGCCGGTCAGAAAAGTCATCGTCGTGCCGCAGAGGATCGTCAATGTGGTTTCCTGA
- a CDS encoding GYD domain-containing protein, with amino-acid sequence MPFYLTRFSYTPATWAKLMKNPEDRRAAAKQYIEAVGGKLHGFWYAFGDHDGYNLWEAPDNTSMTATAIAIGAGGALGSFQTTVLLTVEETLAALQKASSIKYRPPGDKG; translated from the coding sequence ATGCCATTCTACCTGACCCGGTTCAGCTACACGCCGGCCACATGGGCGAAGCTCATGAAGAACCCTGAGGATCGCCGAGCCGCAGCCAAGCAGTACATCGAAGCGGTCGGCGGAAAGTTGCACGGTTTCTGGTATGCCTTCGGCGATCACGACGGATACAACTTGTGGGAGGCTCCGGACAACACCTCGATGACAGCCACCGCGATTGCGATTGGCGCTGGCGGAGCGCTGGGTTCTTTCCAGACGACTGTCTTGTTGACCGTTGAGGAGACACTGGCAGCCTTGCAAAAGGCCTCGTCGATCAAGTATCGGCCACCGGGGGACAAAGGATAA